ATCTATCGGTCGTTGTGCAGGAAAACGAATTTTTGGATTTCTTAAAATGGCATCTGTGTTTGTTGCTTCATTGTAAAGAGCTGTTACATAGTTACAAGCTACATCGCCTACAAGTAAATCAAGTGTTGGGTTGTTGTCCAAATTCAAAATTAAAAGCGACGAACCAGCGTGTTCTTCTCTTTCCGTTCGGCAGCTATTTGCTCCAAAAATATAACTCTCACAGACACACTCCTCAAAATCGCCCCACTGTATGGTTGCTTTTTCAAAAATAAGGCTATCAGAATTAGAAAAACTTTCTTGACTTAAATTCTTGTGCCACTCAACTGTTGTTCCGATAGCAGGACGAAAATTTAAAATATCCATATCTCCATCTTCATCCAAATCTATGATAGCAGGAATATCTGTAACATCAATGCCTAAGTTTAATGGGTTTCCTGAAATTCCTGTACTAGAAAGTAAGTCTTTTGCCACTTCAAAAGTCAAGTTCCCAGTTTCGTTTTTTGTATTTCGATATACCTTCACACCAAAGGGCGTAGAGGTAAAAATATCTTTTTCTCCATCTGCATCATAATCACGAAGTAATACCCAGTTTTTCATTTTTGGAAAAAGCTGTGTGTATTCTGGAGCAAAAATCCATTCTTTTTCTCCACTCATATTTGTTTTTTGAAGAAAAATAAGAACTTGATTCGTGGTTCTATCGAAAATAAAAAGGTCTTCTAGCTCATCGTTATCAGCTTTTATTTTGGAAAATTGTGGAGAGTTAAACCCTCCTGTGAGGGAAAGTTTTTTTCCATCTTTTGTAATTTCAATGTTTGTATCAAAACTAACAGGAAAATTCTGACTAAAAAGAATAAAGGGAAAAATTGAAAGGATAAAAACAAAAAGGTTTTTCATAGCTATTTTTTTGGGTTGATTTGGATAAAGATAAAACAACATTACTAATTTTTATTTGAAATATACTTTTTTGAGAAAGCTATTCGTTGAAATGAATTATTTTGCAATCACCTTAAAACAATCAATGAAGTAATCTTTTATTTCTCTTTTACGTATCTGTTCTTATTTTCTACCTTCTATTTAATACACGTTTAATGAAACAGTTTTTTACTCTACTTTCCTTTGTTTGTTTTTTCTCTATCACTCACACAACTACTGGACAGAGTTTTATAAAAAGATATATTGCTAATCTAATAAATGATACTACTGATGCTTCCAAACCTCGTTTTATTGCTTATCCTACCTTAGCATACAGCCCAGAAACTAATTTAGAAATAGGGCTTAGCTCGCTTTACATCTATTATGCAAAGCGAGACACAACCAACCGTTTGAGTGAACTTAGTGCATTTACATTTTTTACATTAGAAAATCAGTACGGAATTTGGCTAGAAAATGCTATTTATACTCATCAAGACAAGGTTTTCATTTTAGGAAAAATACGATTACAGAGCTTTCCACTTTTGTATTATGGCATCGGCTCAAATACTCCAGAAGAACACCAAGCGATTGTAGATGCTAATCAGATTTGGGTACGTCAGCGTGTACTTCGTAAGGTTAAAAAGAATTTTTTTATAGGACCAGAATTTGACTTCACACGTCTTTCAAAGGTAGATTTTATGGAAAATGAAGAATTTGAACCGATTGATCTTCCTTTGGGGCATGAAGGTTCTACTAATTTTGGTATTGGAGCAGGTATTGTCTATGACAATCGTCATAATGTTTTGAATGTTAGAGATGGATTTTTCTCTGAACTAGGCTTTTTACACTACAATGATGGCTTAAATAATTTTGAGTTTAATAGCATTGTTTCTGATACTCGTTTGTTTCGTCCAGTAGGGCAACACAATGTTTGGGCAACACAAATTTTAGGACAATTCAACCTAGGCAATGTTCCTTTCAATCAGCTTGCACTTCTAGGAGGAGAAACTATGATGAGAGGCTATTATACAGGAAGATTTAGAGACAAAAATCAGATTGCAGCGCAGACAGAGTTTCGTTTTCTTCCACTTCCTTTAGGATTTAGTAAGCGTATTGGAGCAACTCTTTTTGGTTCGGTAGCAACTGTTTTTCCCAACACAAGAGAAATTGACATGAAAAATTTGGTTTGGGCTGGTGGTGCAGGGCTTCGTTTTTTGCTTTTTCCTAAAAAAGATATTTACACTCGTATAGATTACTCTTTCACTCGTGAAGGTAGAGGTTTTTATATCCTTATTGGAGAAGCATTTTAAGAAAAAAAGAACGCTTTCTAATTTTAGTAAGAAAGCATTCTGAAAGGTTATTTTATTTTTCTAGGAAGTCTGAATATGAGTAATTCCTAGATTCCTTTTCAATATAATATAAAACTGAACTTATATCTCCATCACTTAGATGGTCATAATTAGGCATATATTGTCCATATTCTTCATAAAGGTACTGTTCATACTCATTTCCTCCATCAATTACTTTCTGTGGATATTTAATAAAGTTTATAATTGCAATACGATACATCCATCGGCTTTCTGCACCATTTAGAGCAGGTCCTACTATTTTTTTATGAATAGCATGACACTGTTTACACTCATTTTCAAAAATCTGTTTTCCTTTTACTAAATCCATTTCATAACAGCACTCTGCATAATCATCTAAAACAGGTCTTTTTTCGTAGTGTTTTTCTAATGCATTTTCAAACTGTTTGGCTGACAGATCTTTACGGATAACTATAGAGCTTCTAGTATTTAGTGTTATATTCAAACTACTTTTAATAGTGTCTTTTACAAGTTCTCCCTTTGCAGCAAACCTTGATTGAGTTACTTTCTGCTCATATTTTTTGATTCTGCTTGCTACTTCCTTATCTGTTGTTTCACTCACTTTTATAGTTTCTTTAATTTTTTTCTTTACTACCAAATTTAGCTCGCCTGTATAGAGTTGTTTATTTCTTTGAGTAACAGCTTTTAAAACAATTTCTCGTCCTTCTGGTAGATAAATAATTTCTTGACTTTCTCCTTGTTTTCCATAAAAATCTCCTTTTTCATTTCTACTCAAATCAATGATAACTTTATCTGTTGGAAAAATCAAAAATACTCTTCCTGCGTCCTTTAGAGCTAAATCCTTGATTTTGACATCAAAGGTAACTGGAATCTGATTTGGTAGTTTTAAAAGCATATCAATATTTACCCAACCAAACTTATTCAAATCAAAAGAATAATTCAGACGTTCTGCAAAGCGTCTTTCATTTTCCATTTTTTCAGTTATGTCAGTTTGTAACTCTTGTCTTTTTTCTTCCCACTTATCATAGTTTTTTCTAAACTTCTCCCAAGCCTTTTCTTTGTTTCTGAAAAGTTTGTCGATGTATTTTTGCAAGGCTCGGTTTACTTTGTCTTGTGGTTTTACTTTCGTTGCTTTTTCTTTTGCAAATTCTTCAAAAACGTAGGCTCTACATTTTTTGTTTTTAGTGAGATATTCGGCTGCTGCTTTGTCAGCTTCCCATAAATTTTTATCTAAGTTTTTGAGATAAATAGCCATCAAATCATTTCCACAGCATTCATTCATTGCCTTTACTCGTTTTTCAAACTCGTATGTAGAAACGAATGTTCCTTGAAATTTTTTATCTGAAAGTCCTTCTAAAATATATTTTGAAATACCACAAATTCTGCCTTCTCCATTTTTTGGTAAAGCTGCTATTGAATCTGATAATGCTATCGAATCTTGCATAATAAAATCATTTTGTACCAAATGAAAAATATTCTCAGAGATATCAGGTTTCTTATTAACTAAAACAACTCTATACTCACGACTCAGCTCCTCAATTTTTGACTTTGTAGCTTTATCCACAGGAATATAAATAGTTGCTTGCTCGTTGTTACTTATTTCATTTTTTGGAAAAAAATTAAGCTTCTCTAATGGAATTTCTGTGAGCCAGTTTTCTAGTTCTTTTTCTTTTTTCCATCTCACAGGAGTATTTTCACTAGATTGTACTCCTTTGTAAATAGCCATATTACCATCTTTTTTGAGTGTTGGTATTTCAGCATGAATGGGTTTTGAAATGTTTATTTTTCCTTTTTTATCTGTTTTGGCAGTCAGCTCAATCATTCCACCACTTTGCAAAACTTGTCCGTCTGTGGTTTGGGTAGTAAGTTTGTGTTCTAACATTTCAGAGAGTGAAAGAGCCTCTTTAAGTTTAAGGGTAAGATTTCCTTTCAATATCTTTTCATTCTCATCTGTAAATGTTCCTGCTTCAATGGCGAGAAGTGTTCCTGATTTTCCAAAAATAACAGTATCTTTCTCTGTATTAATGATAAACTCCTGTGGAGGTGGAGCATCAAAAAGATGTGGAAACTGAAAAGCGAGTTCTTCAGCCGACATAGACGCTAATTTATCTTTCTGAGAATCACAAGAACAAAATAGTAATGATAAGAGAAGCGAAAGGACAGGAAATAATATTTTCATGGAAATATATTTTTGAGTAAAAGGTAAAATCTACTACATAAAATACTATTCTTGAATAAAAGTAACAGATTGAATATTAGGTAAATATTCTAACAAACAATTTTACTCTATTTTTTCTAAGGTAATAAACCCTGTTTCATAATTTTCAACCAATAGATCAGACCCTCCCATTACATTATTGGTCTCTTCAAAGTCTATTGAGTTGGGGGAAGAAAAGAAGTCATCTAAATCTACTCGCAATACAATTTTTTTATTATCTGTACTGAATGTTCCTTTGCTAGTGGCATTTTCAAAACTGACAGAAGTAGTTCTGTAACTTCGATTCAAACCAACATGAAAAACAAGAGGAATAGAAGTATTTGGATTAGCTACATCATTAAAATATTTTCCTTCCATCACAACAAATTTATAGCCCGTATTCCAATCCCACGCCATACTGTTATTAATGTCTAAGTCTCCAGTATTGTCTAAAGAGGTATTTTTTATAGAATCTACACCAATGGCAAAATTCATGTTTAAATATTCTCCTTTTTTTACTTCAATTTCTTTTTGAAAAATATTTGTTTGTCTATCTGCCGAAAAAAGTAAATAGGAATCTTCAACCTTAAAAACTTCATTTGTAGAAGCTGACTCAAATTCGAAATTACTAAGATAAAATTTAAAATTTTCTAGTAAATATCTCTGATTCAAACTGTTCTGATATTCTTGAAGAAGCTGTAATGGTTTGTCTTTTACGAAAAGTTCTACCTCTAAAGTAATTTTTTCTGTCTCATCTTTTTTATCTGATTCAGAATTTTTACAAGAAGAAATAAAAAAAATAAGTATAAACCCAAAAATATATAATCTGTTCATAGTGGTATAATTGTAAACTAGCTTTTAGCTGCTCTGTATTTTTCTAAACTCTTACGAGCCGTCTCTCTAATTTTCCCTTGTATGATAGGAGTCCAACCTAAAAGTTTTCCAGACATTCCTAATGCCATTCCAGACCATTTCCATAAGTCAAAATCGTCTGTGTGTCGTGAAATTTTTCCATTTTCAAATTCGAAAACAGCCTTTATTTTATTATGAACAGTATTGCCTGTTTTACTAAATGAATAAATAGCTTCCCATTTGGCAGAACCTAAATTTTCGTTTGCTTCTACTTCTGAAAAGGTAACACTCAAGTCTTTGGCATTACTCAAAAGCATTCGCCACATGTCTTTGGCTTCTTCACCCTTTAAATTTTTAAACACAGGGTCGTTAAAAACGACATTATCAGCATAGCAAGCTACCATTTTTTCTGCTTCTTGGTTTTGAAAGGCAGTATAAAATTCAGCAATCAGTTGTTCTTTTTCTTGTGGAGTCATAATTATGAGTAGGTAATGTTCTGTGAGGCACAGAACAGGGATTTGTAAAGAGTTTTGTAGTGATAAGGAATGCCTTATCTAAATAAAGTTGTAATATAAATTTAGAAGGCAAAAAGCGTAACGCCAATAGTTATGGGAGTTCCTCCATTGCAGTTGCAATCTAGTTTGTTTTGTTGGAATAAGGAATTAAATCCATAGTATCCAAATAAATAAAAACTTCCATAGCCTATACGAGCCAATGCGCCATAACGCAGCTGGGAGACAAAAAAGTTGTTTTTGGTTTTGTCTATATAACTCGCTCCATTTTCTTTATAACGTATTTTTGTAGCTGCCGAAACAGGCAAACCTACTTTTCCACCAAGAGCAAAGCGAAGCCCTTTTTTCGTAGGGTTGGGAATATAATGAAGCTCTAAGGGAATATCTATGTATGTTACTGAGAATTTGCTTTTTCGAACTTCATCGTATTCTAGCTCATAGAACTGTATTTTTTCTTCTCCCAAAATATTATCTGCTCTGAAAAGGCTTATCTCATCTTTGAACATATAATTATCCACAGCCAAAGAAACACCAGGTAAAAATTTAAAGTTTTTACTCAAATCTACATTTCCTAAATATGATAAATTTACTGACCACGACCCCAAAAGTTTTAAATCCATTGGAGTTGGTGCATTTTGTAGTGTATTGATTCCCAAATCAAAAATAAAATACCCTGGTATAATTTCATCACGAGTATGGATAATATTTTTATCCTTATCTATTTTCATATCTTGAGCAAAAACCGAAACAGAAAAATAGCTTGAAACTAAAAACAAAAAAATAAGATAGATAGAAAAATGTTTCATTTTGGTAGATAGAAATATGGAGTTGGAAAAATGATGATACAAGATAAAAAATTATTATGTATCTAACTGAAAGTGTAAAGGATAGTTTTAGAATGCAAAAATCCTAAGAGTAGATAGAAAAACTCTTAGGATTTTTTAAATTAGTATTTCAGAAAAAATTAGCTATTACTATCGCTTTTCATCCAAACTGTACGCTGTGGGAATGGAATTTCGATACCAGCTTCATCCATTTTATATTTAAGTTCTTCAATAAGCTGATTAAAAACTGTCCAATAGTCTGGCGTTTTTGCCCACGAACGAACAGCAATATTTACAGAACTGTCTCCTAGGCTAGTTACAATTACCACAGGGTCAGAAGGAGCATCACCTTCTTTTAAGACAAGAGGATGAGCATTGGCTGCCTTCATCATAATATTTTTTGCTGTCTTGATATCGTCTCCATAGCTAATTCCGATGGTAATATCTACTCTACGAATAGGCTCTCTTGAATAGTTAGTAATGGGACTGTTAGAAAGCTCTCCGTTAGGGATAATAATAAGTTTGTTGTCTGTAGTGTTGAGTAGCGTATGAAAAATCTGTATAGATTTTACTGTTCCACTCATTCCTTTGGCTTCAATAAATTCTCCAATA
The genomic region above belongs to Bernardetia sp. and contains:
- a CDS encoding BamA/TamA family outer membrane protein, with protein sequence MKQFFTLLSFVCFFSITHTTTGQSFIKRYIANLINDTTDASKPRFIAYPTLAYSPETNLEIGLSSLYIYYAKRDTTNRLSELSAFTFFTLENQYGIWLENAIYTHQDKVFILGKIRLQSFPLLYYGIGSNTPEEHQAIVDANQIWVRQRVLRKVKKNFFIGPEFDFTRLSKVDFMENEEFEPIDLPLGHEGSTNFGIGAGIVYDNRHNVLNVRDGFFSELGFLHYNDGLNNFEFNSIVSDTRLFRPVGQHNVWATQILGQFNLGNVPFNQLALLGGETMMRGYYTGRFRDKNQIAAQTEFRFLPLPLGFSKRIGATLFGSVATVFPNTREIDMKNLVWAGGAGLRFLLFPKKDIYTRIDYSFTREGRGFYILIGEAF
- a CDS encoding c-type cytochrome, which gives rise to MKILFPVLSLLLSLLFCSCDSQKDKLASMSAEELAFQFPHLFDAPPPQEFIINTEKDTVIFGKSGTLLAIEAGTFTDENEKILKGNLTLKLKEALSLSEMLEHKLTTQTTDGQVLQSGGMIELTAKTDKKGKINISKPIHAEIPTLKKDGNMAIYKGVQSSENTPVRWKKEKELENWLTEIPLEKLNFFPKNEISNNEQATIYIPVDKATKSKIEELSREYRVVLVNKKPDISENIFHLVQNDFIMQDSIALSDSIAALPKNGEGRICGISKYILEGLSDKKFQGTFVSTYEFEKRVKAMNECCGNDLMAIYLKNLDKNLWEADKAAAEYLTKNKKCRAYVFEEFAKEKATKVKPQDKVNRALQKYIDKLFRNKEKAWEKFRKNYDKWEEKRQELQTDITEKMENERRFAERLNYSFDLNKFGWVNIDMLLKLPNQIPVTFDVKIKDLALKDAGRVFLIFPTDKVIIDLSRNEKGDFYGKQGESQEIIYLPEGREIVLKAVTQRNKQLYTGELNLVVKKKIKETIKVSETTDKEVASRIKKYEQKVTQSRFAAKGELVKDTIKSSLNITLNTRSSIVIRKDLSAKQFENALEKHYEKRPVLDDYAECCYEMDLVKGKQIFENECKQCHAIHKKIVGPALNGAESRWMYRIAIINFIKYPQKVIDGGNEYEQYLYEEYGQYMPNYDHLSDGDISSVLYYIEKESRNYSYSDFLEK
- a CDS encoding MbnP family protein, coding for MNRLYIFGFILIFFISSCKNSESDKKDETEKITLEVELFVKDKPLQLLQEYQNSLNQRYLLENFKFYLSNFEFESASTNEVFKVEDSYLLFSADRQTNIFQKEIEVKKGEYLNMNFAIGVDSIKNTSLDNTGDLDINNSMAWDWNTGYKFVVMEGKYFNDVANPNTSIPLVFHVGLNRSYRTTSVSFENATSKGTFSTDNKKIVLRVDLDDFFSSPNSIDFEETNNVMGGSDLLVENYETGFITLEKIE
- a CDS encoding nuclear transport factor 2 family protein, which codes for MTPQEKEQLIAEFYTAFQNQEAEKMVACYADNVVFNDPVFKNLKGEEAKDMWRMLLSNAKDLSVTFSEVEANENLGSAKWEAIYSFSKTGNTVHNKIKAVFEFENGKISRHTDDFDLWKWSGMALGMSGKLLGWTPIIQGKIRETARKSLEKYRAAKS
- a CDS encoding outer membrane beta-barrel protein, with product MKHFSIYLIFLFLVSSYFSVSVFAQDMKIDKDKNIIHTRDEIIPGYFIFDLGINTLQNAPTPMDLKLLGSWSVNLSYLGNVDLSKNFKFLPGVSLAVDNYMFKDEISLFRADNILGEEKIQFYELEYDEVRKSKFSVTYIDIPLELHYIPNPTKKGLRFALGGKVGLPVSAATKIRYKENGASYIDKTKNNFFVSQLRYGALARIGYGSFYLFGYYGFNSLFQQNKLDCNCNGGTPITIGVTLFAF
- a CDS encoding mechanosensitive ion channel family protein encodes the protein MNFNIEKVNIEKLIVTYGLQVLYAIIALVVGWVIVSFINSLIKKGLKKAIPDPALSNFLSSIIGVLLKVLLFIVVASIVGIDTTSFAAIIGAAGLAIGLALQGSLSNFAGGVLIILLKPFRIGEFIEAKGMSGTVKSIQIFHTLLNTTDNKLIIIPNGELSNSPITNYSREPIRRVDITIGISYGDDIKTAKNIMMKAANAHPLVLKEGDAPSDPVVIVTSLGDSSVNIAVRSWAKTPDYWTVFNQLIEELKYKMDEAGIEIPFPQRTVWMKSDSNS